The genome window TAAGCTCCGTAATGCCAAACATGTGCTGGGTGAACACAGAATGATCATCAGTAACGAAGGTCTTGAGGTCTTCTATACCGGGTAGGTAATAGGGAGGTGAAAGTGATGGATAAGCAAAAAGAGAAAAAGACAATGAACATAGTCATAGTCGGAGCCGGAAGAGGTGAAAAAACCAGCGTTATTGGCGGAGCCCAACTCATAGAGTTACTTAAAGATGAGCCATATATACATATCCTGGGGGTTGCTGATCTGGATGAAAATGCCCCAGGAATAGAATTGGCCCGAAGGCTCAATATCCCGACCTCCACGGATTTCTATGATTTTCTGAACCTTCCTAACTTGAATGTCGTATTTAATGCCACCGGGCTTTTCGAAGTAGAACAAAATCTTTTTAAAGCCAAGCCGGCAGGTATAGAGATCATGGGTGGCTGGAGCACAAAGTTGATGGAAGACCTGCTCAAGGAAAGGGAAGATAAATTATCTTTAGTTCCGAGACAGTTTCTGGGTGACATCTTAAGAGATTTTGCCTCCGAGGTCAACCTGTCAGAAATAGCTATGGTCAAAGCCGGCGAGAGATTTGCCGAGCGGGTAGATGGTGATTTAAAGGATTATTTAACTATCTTTAAAAGCCAGGGGCTGGGTGAACTTAATTTGCTTAAGGTAGACCGGAAAAATTTTGAACTTATCTTTACCGGTTCCGGTTTGATCGAGAGTTATAACGAAAGCAAGTATCCTCAGGATAATTTCACCCGAGGATATCTGGCCCGGGCCGTATCCAGGGTCAGCCGGGCCCCTATGGGTTGTGAAGAGATGGAATGTCAGGCCCGGGGAGATGAGCTTTGCCGATTTGTGGTTTATCCCACCCAACCGATAGACTCTCTGAATTTGACCCGGGGGACGGGTGAGAAAAAGGTTTCGGTGGAGACCATTCTTGACTGTATCCCCGATGGTATATTTACCACTAATAAATGGATGATTATCACCAGTTTTAATAAAGCAGCCGAGAGAATAACCGGCATACCGGCCGAAGAAGCTATTGGTATGCCCTGCCGGAAGATATTTAAAAGCGAGCTGTGCGGAACCTTGCAATGTGAGTTGAAACGGGCTATTGAGAACCAGGAGGATGTGATCGATGAGTCGACCACGATGGAGGTAAAGGGTATACGGGTGCCTATTACTTCCAGCACTTCTCTGCTTCGGGATGAAACCGGCAAGGTGGTCGGGGGAGTAAAGACTTTCCGGAAAAGGTAAGGTAAGCGTTCAGGTATCAACAGTCAGGTAAGGCCGGGAAAATCAGGGTGGTAGAGAATATTGGAATGATGCTCGAGGCTGGTAAAGGATCCAGTACACCTATCGAGCATCTTGAGAAGGGAGATATTATCTATGCGCCTGAAAGAAAAAGAGAAACAGGTTATCATTCAAGCTGTTAGATCCATAGACCCCGAAGCCCAGGTTTACCTCTTTGGATCACGAGTCGATGAAAGTCGTAAGGGAGGGGACATAGACCTTTTGGTTTTCTCTAGTAGAATGACATATGGTGACAAGCTCAAGATTAAGAAAAATATTTTTGCCCTCCTTGGGGAGCAGAAAATTGATCTTCTTGTGAGTCAGGATGCAGGCAACCCCTTTGTCCGAACGGCATTAGAACAAGGAGTTCGACTGGTATGAAAAATATGGAGGATAATCTCAAACAAGAACTACGTGATTTAGAAAAGGCGAGGGATATCCTGCACTATTCATATGAAAAATGTCGGGCGATAGAATTGATAGAGGGACTCTCTTACGAGGAACAGGATAACTTTGAAGCTTTGACCAGCAGATTTGCCAGGCTCAGTGATATTATTATCCAAAAAGTTTTCAGATTGTTGGATATTTTAGATCTTGAAGATAAGGGAACTATCCGAGATAGGATAAATAGAGCCGAAAAAAAGGGGATTATTCATAATGCTGATGATTTTATTGAAATTCGTATATTACGCAATGAAATAGCTCACGAATATAAATCAGAGACCATTTATGCGATATTTGAGAAGGTGTTAGAATACACGCCAAAACTTCTGGAATGTGTGGATGCGATAGAAATTTATGCACAAAAATATCTTAAAGATACAGCGTAATTGTTTAGCGATCAACTGTCTAGAGCGTGGCAGTAAACTGGGAAAACAACCTCCTGCCGGTTTGAAACCTGCGGGAGGTTGTTTTGTCCTTACTGATATGCTATACAGCTAAGTAAATAGAATGAAGAAAATAGATCTCCGGGAAAGAATTGTTGTAGTTGCCGTTTTGCCGGCTGTATTTTTGGGATTATCCATTATATTTGTTATTAACTATCTATACTTTTGCACTTTTTTGTAACTACTTGAAATACAAATACCTTGTAATAACCTCTCGTCATTCCCGCCAAAGCGGGAATCCAGTAATATCAAGGCTTCTGGATTCCTGCTTGCGCAGGAATGACAAAAAGTGCGAAAGTATAGAAGTATAGTTAAGTGCTTTTTTCTAAAATCATTCTCCG of bacterium contains these proteins:
- a CDS encoding PAS domain-containing protein, with amino-acid sequence MDKQKEKKTMNIVIVGAGRGEKTSVIGGAQLIELLKDEPYIHILGVADLDENAPGIELARRLNIPTSTDFYDFLNLPNLNVVFNATGLFEVEQNLFKAKPAGIEIMGGWSTKLMEDLLKEREDKLSLVPRQFLGDILRDFASEVNLSEIAMVKAGERFAERVDGDLKDYLTIFKSQGLGELNLLKVDRKNFELIFTGSGLIESYNESKYPQDNFTRGYLARAVSRVSRAPMGCEEMECQARGDELCRFVVYPTQPIDSLNLTRGTGEKKVSVETILDCIPDGIFTTNKWMIITSFNKAAERITGIPAEEAIGMPCRKIFKSELCGTLQCELKRAIENQEDVIDESTTMEVKGIRVPITSSTSLLRDETGKVVGGVKTFRKR
- a CDS encoding nucleotidyltransferase domain-containing protein, producing the protein MRLKEKEKQVIIQAVRSIDPEAQVYLFGSRVDESRKGGDIDLLVFSSRMTYGDKLKIKKNIFALLGEQKIDLLVSQDAGNPFVRTALEQGVRLV